The following are encoded together in the Oscarella lobularis chromosome 10, ooOscLobu1.1, whole genome shotgun sequence genome:
- the LOC136192489 gene encoding kinase suppressor of Ras 1-like yields MRMPTEECYHAFSTARKVVGLRSCSLCKRLMLRAVKCKLCRLKCHAKCSTLYKAAESAPTKGPSPAASKGMDVFPAVRHRVQPSDARCQAANTWTIPTTPVVRARVDVGQASAIASLQQAGSIRHRTRDARSLSVPTVALRCRRKVTPPRGSSGSASIMKRKASFDSVDEIDMDAKEQEVEEFSIPYERIEFGEKLGDGCKGSVYQGRWHGSVRVHTRQYESTDDLDEFWREAIVWSSIRHENIELFMGACVTPPHLAIITGSHRVDSLYTCLHVHNCKYPLPMKMKIAREIAQGMSYLHSRGIVHGSLNSRAVYVDSKVKISMASYMNNYRDRADDNLPTDVLVYLAPEVVQALRLGSSEIGCPTKEGDVYAFGTVLFELFTGKYPCSDATAEDVMTKVIQGFYTLMAGSMLLRNIKAVVATCWALDPCSRPSFKALLSGLTRTTPSPVGKSRALSSSEPQLDKLGKD; encoded by the exons ATGAGAATGCCAACCGAAGAGTGCTATCACGC TTTTTCGACTGCAAGAAAGGTCGTCGGGCTACGATCGTGCTCGCTTTGCAAGCGACTCATGCTGCGTGCCGTCAAGTGCAAACTGTGCAG ACTAAAGTGCCACGCAAAATGCTCGACTCTGTACAAAGCAGCCGAATCGGCGCCGACAAAAGGGCCCTCTCCAGCTGCTTCAAAAG GCATGGATGTTTTCCCTGCCGTTCGTCATCGCGTTCAGCCGAGCGACGCTCGTTGCCAGGCAGCAAATACGTGGACCATACCGACAACGCCCGTCGTTCGTgcacgcgtcgacgtcggccaAGCGAGCGCTATCGCATCGCTGCAACAAGCGGGCAGCATTCGTCACCGAACGCGTGACGCTCGCTCTCTCTCCGTTCCCACGGTTGCACTTCGATGTCGACGAAAGGTGACACCTCCTCGCGGGAGCAGCGGATCGG CTTCGATTATGAAAAGGAAGGCGAGTTTTGACAGCGTAGATGAGATCGATATGGATGCCAA GGAACAGGAGGTGGAGGAGTTCTCTATCCCGTACGAACGCATAGAATTCGGCGAGAAACTCGGTGACGGATGCAAGGGAAGCGTTTATCA GGGGCGGTGGCATGGCAGTGTACGCGTGCACACGCGCCAATACGAGTCCACCGACGATTTGGACGAATTTTGGCGAGAG GCGATCGTATGGAGCAGCATTCGACATGAGAATATTGAATTATTCATGGGCGCCTGCGTGACGCCCCCCCATCTGGCCATCATCACCGG TTCGCACCGAGTCGATTCTTTGTATACGTGTCTTCACGTGCACAACTGTAAATATCCTCTGccaatgaaaatgaaaatagcTCGAGAAATAGCTCAG GGTATGAGCTATTTGCACTCGAGAGGAATCGTGCACGGCAGCTTGAATTCGCGCGCCGTTTACGTGGACAGCAAAGTGAAAATCAGCATGGCATCATACATGAACAATTATCGAGATCG CGCCGACGACAATCTGCCAACTGACGTTCTCGTCTATTTGGCACCCGAAGTGGTCCAAGCCTTGAGGCTGGGCTCGAGTGAAATTGGATGTCCAACAAAGGAGGGCGACGTTTATGCGTTCGG CACCGTTCTCTTCGAGCTGTTCACCGGGAAGTATCCGTGTTCCGACGCGACGGCCGAGGACGTCATGACCAAAGTGATACAGGGGTTTTACACTTTGATGGCTGGTTCCATGCTCCTGCGAAATATCAAAGCGGTTGTGGCGACTTGCTGGGCGTTGGATCCCTGCTCTCGGCCTTCCTTTAAAGCGTTACTAAGTGGCTTGACGAGAACG ACGCCAAGTCCTGTTGGGAAGTCGAGAGCATTGTCTTCCTCTGAACCGCAACTTGACAAACTCGGTAAAGACTGA
- the LOC136192488 gene encoding sorting nexin-2-like, translating to MAEDGKSSPPLFGDDDEDVAQSPEPEESVPIDTDTQKEEKGLFDDDDDAENGETKRDDTPPEKEPETTQAPLSSVSDEPKVSAGDDDSTAEADEPAKDEDEDDLDDEYTIEVSVSDPQKVGDGMNAYMTYQVKTQTNMPQFKSHKLAVRRRFSDFLALHAKLAEKPAYLGRIIPPAPEKSVLGMTKVKFSKEESSGSTDFIGKRKAILQRFLTRLSKHPVLRKDEDFQEFLEKTDDLPKAKGTSALSGAGFMRLVKNVGDAVSKMTSKMEESDSWFEEKQQQLDALDGHLKKLITGIDSLVTHRRDLSSATEAFGKTAALLGTVEEHEPLARAMSQLAEIEGKIDSLHQEQASKDFFIFGELIREYIGLIGGIKICFNQRVKLFHAWQSAQATLLKKRESETKMKATGKTEKLPDLEREIKDWEDKVDKGQKEFDDISKRIKDEVTRFESTRVKEFKSSLINYLETLMLTQRQLISHWESFLPEAKAIV from the exons ATGGCGGAGGATggaaagtcgtcgccgccgctctttggagacgacgacgaggacgtgGCACAGTCGCCCGAACCGGAAGAGTCAGTACCCATCGACACCGACACGCagaaggaggaaaaggggcttttcgacgacgacgatgacgcagaaaacggcgaaacgaaacgcgacgacacTCCGCCCGAAAAGGAGCCCGAAACCACCCAAGCTCCACTCTCCAGCGTAAGCGACGAGCCGAAAGTGTCGgctggcgacgacgacagcacgGCGGAAGCCGACGAGCCG GcgaaggacgaagacgaggacgactTGGACGACGAGTACACAATCGAAGTATCGGTTTCCGATCCGCAGAAAGTCG gcGATGGAATGAATGCTTATATGACGTATCAAGTGAAAACGCAGACCAACATGCCGCAATTCAAGAGTCATAAGTTGGCagtgcgacgtcgtttcagcgattttctcgctctcCATGCCAAATTGGCTGAAAAACCGGCGTATTTGGGTCGAATCATTCCTCCAGCTCCCGAAAAATCCGTCTTGG gcATGACGAAAGTGAAATTTTCTAAGGAGGAGTCTAGTGGTTCTACAGATTTCataggaaagagaaaagccaTACTCCAAAg attCCTCACTAGACTATCCAAACATCCCGTATtgagaaaagacgaagattTTCAGGAATTCTTGGAGAAAACTGATGAC ctTCCCAAAGCAAAAGGAACGTCCGCTTTGAGTGGAGCCGGCTTCATGAGACTAGTGAAAAACGTCGGCGATGCCGTAtcaaaaatgacgtcaaaaatggAAGAATCAGATTCG TGgtttgaagaaaaacagcAGCAACTCGACGCATTGGATGGCCACTTGAAGAAACTCATAACAGGAATTGATTCTCTTGTAACACATAGAAGAG ACCTTAGTTCTGCTACTGAGGCCTTTGGCAAAACTGCGGCACTTCTTG GGACTGTTGAGGAGCACGAGccgctagcgcgcgctatgAGTCAGCTCGCTGAAATTGAAGGAAAAATCGACAGTCTTCATCAAGAACAGGCGTCGAAGGATTTTTTCATATTCGGAGAGTTGATTCGTGAGTACATTGGCCTTATTGGTGGAATCAAG ATTTGTTTTAATCAGCGCGTGAAGCTGTTCCACGCTTGGCAGAGTGCCCAGGCGACgttgctgaagaaaaggGAGAGCGAGACCAAAATGAAGGCGACGGGAAAAACGGAAAAATTGCCAGATCTTGAACGAGAAATAAAAGAC TGGGAAGACAAAGTGGACAAAGGTCAGAAGGAATTCGACGACATTTCTAAGCGAATCAAAGACGAAGTGACGAGATTCgaa AGCACCAGAGTGAAGGAATTCAAATCGAGTCTAATCAATTATCTGGAAACGTTGATGCTCACCCAACgtcag CTCATCTCTCACTGGGAATCCTTCTTGCctgaagcgaaagcgattgTCTGA
- the LOC136192491 gene encoding uncharacterized protein translates to MEALPFVKARNPAEIWRDEPTFLLCELSFELFALLTLLDAWKRGPRYVVLWLSALGHGLTTELVSYFNPNINSFWHAQSTLVFFRGRFPLHIMLFYPATMYLTNVAVEILQLGAVAHASAVAIADVIIDVPFDIMGIKLVWWTWHDTDPNIFDRHYSVPWTSYNFHMTFAWSLSFLFRVTWNLLVGEQKKLKPLSGILRAGTCLIVVSLMSMPLGVLQCTFHHFLHDVFFIHPEITTLIYVFVYGAIFWRADRRLSKSKAKKIKSKALAAIVVIHYAFYMLLVVFYAKPEDIRATGLHEVVGDDCQSESDVYTVTGMILKKKTFLCVDNYDEPYFDFHCLPRGRPETNASWYTVCGTPYKSHVEYMVIVIFSCVVGLLFFWEIFNTSVHNEKEKTKRD, encoded by the coding sequence atggaAGCCCTCCCATTCGTAAAGGCTCGCAATCCGGCCGAAATCTGGCGAGACGAGCCGACGTTTCTTCTGTGCGAGCTTTCATTTGAGCTCTTCGCTCTTCTCACTCTGCTCGACGCGTGGAAACGCGGTCCGCGCTACGTCGTGCTCTGGCTGAGCGCTCTCGGCCACGGACTCACAACCGAACTCGTCAGCTACTTCAATCCCAATATCAACAGCTTTTGGCACGCCCAAAGCacgctcgtcttcttccgCGGTCGCTTTCCCTTGCACATAATGTTATTTTATCCGGCTACAATGTATCTTACTAACGTTGCCGTGGAGATTCTTCAACTCGGTGCCGTCGCTCACGCGTCGGCTGTTGCTatagctgacgtcattatcgATGTCCCGTTTGACATTATGGGCATCAAATTGGTTTGGTGGACGTGGCATGATACAGATCCCAATATATTTGATAGGCACTATTCAGTTCCTTGGACCAGCTACAACTTTCACATGACATTCGCTTGGAGCCTGAGTTTCCTGTTTCGCGTCACGTGGAATTTGCTAGTGGGCGAACAAAAAAAGTTGAAGCCATTATCTGGGATACTGAGAGCGGGAACGTGCCTTATTGTCGTCAGTTTGATGTCCATGCCGCTTGGAGTTCTCCAGTGCACGTTCCATCATTTTCTCCATGATGTTTTCTTCATTCACCCTGAAATCACAACCCTGATTTACGTTTTCGTATACGGAGCTATTTTCTGGAGAGCCGATAGACGTCTGTCTAAATCcaaggcaaagaaaatcaaatctAAAGCACTGGCTGCTATTGTCGTAATTCATTACGCCTTCTACATGctcctcgtcgttttttatGCCAAACCGGAGGATATTCGCGCCACAGGCCTGCACGAAGTGGTTGGAGACGATTGTCAATCTGAATCAGACGTTTATACAGTCACAGGTATgattctgaaaaagaaaacgtttctctgCGTCGACAATTACGACGAGCCCTACTTTGATTTTCATTGTCTGCCTCGTGGACGGCCCGAAACGAATGCTTCGTGGTATACAGTCTGTGGAACTCCGTATAAAAGCCACGTGGAGTACATGGTCATTGTCATCTTTTCCTGCGTCGTGGGACTGCTCTTCTTTTGGGAAATATTCAACACGTCGGTTCAcaatgaaaaggaaaagactaAACGTGACTAA
- the LOC136192484 gene encoding glomulin-like has product MDLVDQLRCAASDFLTDREASNRFVVSVAECADRDALDAVSDVLANEQNVQLLQFCGWELVTVLASRQTEANSEKTRSLLELIAKTCNPREVILAIAEELERPINNLAFISLLQILRVSFSRMEGGWKKMLSMIRSPLIRRLGKESVDDMTALHSVLDACGAFVESLISRYSSDDADVQMELGLLLVSLLGPPVVFSSSQFVANFSDNVMTWIRHIRLSSIRLLEVQKSSMAQRNNDEENIPKLACASYSYIMFIRGHGLEFFPQVYHPVYLLSLHLTALVELLSEDLDCVTEKGLALFSYLVQRIDAGSVSTAFLNDKQVLSLAQSLISVMTGRSLKQLRRTATEVLPRYLACLEASQRVSLILTLLAQSNHSGVSGLLIYIIKEDIMRFLNGQLGLSRCDVGKLLDVVTSFRDDDDEILRDSDRIMSVLNLLRFLLLRDKENETGVWQKWSQIKQTFIQPLQTAISKAKEEWIREFELAELPTAKGPETEVEILNEGILPPPANRKDLAKSALLTIDIMESVVRRITEIATITAN; this is encoded by the coding sequence ATGGATCTCGTCGATCAACTCCGATGCGCGGCCAGCGACTTTCTCACCGACCGAGaggcgtcgaatcgatttgTCGTCAGCGTTGCCGAGTGCGCAGATCGCGACGCACTCGACGCAGTGTCCGACGTGCTCGCAAACGAGCAAAACGTCCAGCTGCTCCAATTCTGCGGCTGGGAACTCGTAACCGTCCTCGCAAGCAGACAAACCGAAGCGAATagcgagaaaacgcgttCGCTACTCGAACTCATAGCAAAAACGTGCAATCCTCGAGAAGTGATACTAGCAATAGCGGAAGAGTTAGAGAGACCAATCAACAATCTGGCCTTTATTTCTTTACTTCAAATTCTACGCGTCTCCTTTTCGCGAATGGAAGGGGGATGGAAAAAAATGCTATCCATGATACGTTCGCCTCTTATTCGTCGTCTGGGAAAAGAATCTGTTGATGATATGACAGCTCTTCATTCCGTTTTGGATGCATGTGGCGCGTTCGTTGAAAGTCTTATTAGTCGTTATTCGAGCGACGATGCGGACGTGCAAATGGAATTGGGACTACTGTTAGTATCCCTGCTTGGTCCTCCTgttgttttttcgtcgtctcaatTTGTGGCGAATTTTTCCGACAACGTAATGACTTGGATTCGACAtattcgtctttcttcaattCGACTTCTGGAAGTGCAGAAAAGCTCGATGGCACAGCGGAAcaacgacgaggaaaataTTCCAAAATTGGCATGCGCTTCCTATTCCTACATCATGTTTATCAGAGGACACGGATTGGAATTCTTTCCTCAGGTTTATCACCCCGTTTACCTGTTATCTTTACATTTGACCGCGCTTGTTGAACTTCTCTCAGAGGACCTAGACTGCGTGACTGAAAAGGGGCTTGCCCTATTTTCTTATCTCGTACAAAGAATCGACGCTGGATCCGTTTCTACGGCGTTTCTGAACGACAAGCAAGTTCTCTCGCTTGCTCAGAGCCTTATTAGTGTCATGACTGGGCGTTCATTGAAGCAGTTGAGGCGTACAGCTACGGAAGTTCTTCCTCGATATTTGGCTTGCTTGGAAGCCAGTCAACGCGTTTCATTGATACTGACTTTGCTGGCCCAGTCGAATCACAGCGGAGTCTCTGGTCTTCTTATTTATATAATCAAGGAAGATATTATGCGTTTTTTGAATGGGCAGCTGGGATTGTCACGTTGTGACGTTGGAAAATTGCTTGACgttgtgacgtcgtttcgtgacgatgatgacgagatATTGAGAGACTCTGACCGAATTATGAGCGTGCTCAATCTGCTGCGATTTCTACTGCTTCGCGATAAGGAGAACGAAACGGGAGTGTGGCAGAAGTGGAGTCAAATCAAGCAGACATTTATTCAACCCCTTCAAACAGCCATCtccaaagcgaaagaagaatgGATACGAGAATTCGAACTAGCAGAATTGCCCACGGCAAAAGGCCCGGAAACAGAAGTAGAGATACTCAATGAAGGTATCCTCCCGCCACCAGCAAACCGAAAGGATTTAGCAAAATCGGCATTACTAACAATCGACATCATGGAGAGCGTGGTAAGACGAATAACAGAAATAGCAACAATAACagcaaattaa
- the LOC136192471 gene encoding myosin heavy chain, skeletal muscle-like, whose translation MEPRPPPFRGARKQPETDLEFQRLRSSLADKDRTIVAIVSDLDSQSKEIQNLQANRPSTGISSVVLTLREQYEDEHAKVLDLSKDLHSAKGELAMVRYELEDLESKHEEAKHLLKQRESDESRFDAAKQEILALEAKLEDKSSLLASLEMALAEERQVAAALCNDKLRLAKRIRDMEETIHEENDALPNQMTVSKAPTQPSLPQYELFNLLLECQLFLLAVCVEKGPNGLGFSFQACLLEGSNKTRIIVQEVKEGSPVCGQVFEEDEVVDVNGFLCRDVPQSLVAARLRSISGPIRLVIARKMSSLSITIPTSAQVTSAGCQDTSVHTIDDVHAICIESRTQSELGTQEIRQHLASIESSLQHGNAQLDHLARQMTEEDKGDSSAHQAGPDLLNINPPLRQSAADIDDIRRRLETISEAVVELRASTRRQEAEATAQLSQVPPPPSDSDVLLPAIEEMLDKKLKVGKEEATSKLQVEVESLKSKLEQREIELSRRAEEVAEKMAGESVKYKAELKTAEKESERLQEELESLREAKRTNEAAKEEMRIRIDKLEGEVKAAVLKNAKTSEKAEQEANDARESKRTLRSVELELEREREDKANAKEEARSAKSALEEVQMELHVYQTREKEKERILGQETREKDKVEAELKEKTHTVTALQADVIQMQALNRAQEEKIAGLETTLATKIQALKEKAEAFLETEKKLKEREEERTSQKEELHQNQSRLKELEGSVAMLRERERRWQEDASNAIQKMKEKEAETSVTIESLTLKNMTLQEELSRKDASLLKSTESHADSSGKLTQLGKEMERLQKELTLQRESFLQQQTDMIRLQGAHDQTTNKLKKREERLRGLESEMSMIQKTNEMLKDAHEDVELQRTVAIKERDQIRSKLREVEALLADKGQALKNIAKKQRELQKEKEDLHELQRKEENKVLAGQVELAQVSKQLEAVTEERNRFKSKIQKIESDDFALREQNQQMEATCTKLSGILKETETERVKLSKQVIETGRRLTEQSTAAEKFEKQAHSIEAELKEATIELQKLRKNLAQKEASSSSEISALKQANEILTLQLTDTTTHSGEKTRKLEVELKESQGESHKLREEVYALKEAALMNRSTTIEIQTDLEANKKEIEKLLASLEKREKALRTEKETTAVLQVKNQQLEVIVEGLQKETEKFKEQQTRLMTELSATQVRLQESQGAVTRAETRCRDLQLHATEADKDTAKFRELQKDTEAKHSQLRLAIEQAERKASRAEKERQSEVEKVEQLQVTVRKLGEELEAASKANDLAQSRVTRLKERNRDAERTIEQLLESQRSLTENLTKGNEEKEKNIRGLESRIEVLKVQLKNKREEVDSIQQSQANLQAKVGRTDSENQRLIDQLAKLSDLQARLLNAETETETAKRQLVEEKTKNAVVSGERDQLMKILRDHGVQQNTEKPSTPAAMKKVRAGVATKEDLLVLLKDKDEEATRLKEYVDKMLIAVIDKAPFVLEAMK comes from the coding sequence ATGGAGCCACGcccgccgccgtttcgagGGGCTAGAAAACAACCGGAGACCGATTTGGAATTTCAACGACTGCGATCAAGTTTGGCCGACAAAGATCGAACGATTGTGGCTATTGTGAGTGATCTCGATAGCCAGTCAAAAGAGATTCAAAATCTTCAGGCAAACCGTCCGTCGACGGGAATAAGCAGCGTCGTTCTGACGCTCAGAGAACAATACGAAGACGAACACGCTAAAGTCCTTGATTTGTCTAAAGATCTTCACTCGGCAAAGGGTGAGCTGGCAATGGTAAGATATGAGCTGGAGGACTTAGAAAGTAAGCATGAGGAGGCCAAGCACTTGCTCaaacaaagagaaagcgacgagagtCGTTTTGACGCTGCAAAGCAAGAAATTCTGGCACTTGAAGCAAAGCTTGAAGACAAGAGCAGTCTACTGGCCAGTCTCGAAATGGCACTTGCTGAAGAGAGGCAAGTTGCAGCTGCTCTGTGCAACGATAAGCTGAGACTAGCGAAACGCATTCGAGATATGGAGGAAACGATtcacgaagaaaacgatgcaCTGCCAAATCAAATGACAGTCTCAAAGGCGCCAACTCAGCCTTCTCTTCCGCAATACGAATTGTTCAACCTTCTGCTCGAATGTCAATTGTTCTTGCTGGCAGTTTGCGTTGAAAAAGGACCCAATGGTCTCGGCTTCAGCTTTCAAGCTTGCCTCTTAGAAGGGAGCAATAAAACTCGAATAATTGTCCAGGAAGTCAAAGAGGGAAGTCCAGTATGCGGACAGGTattcgaagaagacgaagtcgtAGACGTGAATGGATTCCTATGTCGAGACGTGCCCCAATCACTCGTAGCAGCGCGACTACGATCCATTAGTGGACCCATACGATTAGTCATCGCAAGGAAAATGTCTAGTCTGAGTATTACCATCCCGACATCAGCCCAAGTGACGAGTGCCGGCTGCCAAGACACCAGCGTGCATACTATTGACGACGTGCATGCTATTTGCATCGAAAGTCGAACTCAAAGTGAATTAGGCACTCAGGAGATCCGTCAGCACTTGGCTTCCATTGAAAGCTCTCTTCAACATGGAAATGCCCAGCTTGATCACTTAGCTCGACAGATGACTGAAGAAGACAAGGGCGATAGTTCTGCTCATCAAGCCGGCCCTGATCTTCTCAATATTAACCCGCCTTTGAGGCAATCGGCTGCTGATATAGACGATATTCGGAGACGACTCGAGACTATAAGTGAAGCTGTAGTAGAGTTGAGAGCGTCTACTCGTCGCCAGGAAGCAGAGGCGACCGCACAATTGTCACaagttccgccgccgccgtctgaTTCCGATGTTCTGCTTCCAGCCATAGAGGAGATGCTcgataaaaaattgaaagtgGGAAAGGAGGAGGCGACCTCTAAGCTGCAGGTTGAAGTAGAGTCTCTGAAGTCTAAGTTAGAACAGAGGGAGATTGAGTTGAGCAGACGAGCTGAAGAAGTCGCGGAAAAGATGGCGGGGGAATCAGTGAAGTACAAAGCCGAACTAAAAACGGCTGAAAAGGAGAGTGAGAGGCTACAAGAAGAGTTAGAAAGTCTCCGAGaagcgaagaggacgaatGAAGCGGCAAAGGAAGAGATGAGGATACGGATTGACAAACTCGAGGGAGAAGTAAAGGCAGCTGTCCTGAAAAATGCGAAAACCAGCGAAAAGGCAGAGCAGGAAGCAAATGACGCTCGCGAAAGCAAACGTACGTTGCGTTCCGTTGAATTAGAacttgagagagaaagagaagataaGGCAAATGCTAAGGAGGAAGCCAGGTCTGCGAAGAGTGCTTTGGAGGAAGTGCAGATGGAACTGCATGTGTACCAGACcagggaaaaggaaaaggagcgcATTCTGGGTCAggaaacgagagaaaaagacaaagtaGAAGCAGagctaaaagagaagactCACACGGTGACTGCTCTGCAGGCTGATGTTATCCAAATGCAAGCACTAAATCGTgctcaagaagaaaaaatcgccggcttggaaacgacgcttgcaacgaaaattcaagctctaaaagaaaaagccgaGGCTTTTCTTGAAACGGAGAAGAAGCTCAAGGAAAGGGAAGAAGAACGTACGAgtcaaaaagaagagctACATCAAAATCAGTCGAGATTGAAAGAATTGGAAGGATCGGTTGCTATGCTACGGGAGAGGGAAAGAAGATGGCAGGAAGACGCGTCCAATGCGATTCAAAagatgaaagaaaaggaagcagAAACGTCTGTCACAATCGAATCTCTCACTTTGAAAAATATGACGCTGCAAGAGGAGCTAAGCAGAAAGGATGCAAGTCTCCTAAAATCCACGGAATCGCACGCCGATTCCTCAGGTAAACTTACCCAACTAGGGAAAGAAATGGAAAGGTTGCAGAAAGAACTGACACTACAAAGGGAATCCTTTCTGCAGCAGCAAACCGACATGATTAGGCTCCAAGGGGCACACGACCAAACGACCaacaaactaaaaaaacgcgaggAAAGACTGAGAGGATTGGAGAGCGAAATGAGCATGATACAGAAAACAAACGAGATGCTCAAAGATGCCCACGAAGACGTTGAATTGCAGCGGACCGTCGcaataaaagaaagagaccAAATCAGATCAAAACTTCGAGAAGTCGAAGCCCTTTTGGCTGACAAAGGACAGGCGCTCAAAAATATTGCAAAGAAGCAAAGAGAGCtgcaaaaagagaaggaggattTGCACGAATTGCAGCGCAAAGAGGAGAACAAAGTACTAGCCGGTCAAGTAGAATTAGCCCAGGTCAGCAAACAGTTGGAAGCGGTGACTGAAGAAAGGAATCGATTTAAATCAAAGattcaaaaaatcgaatcaGATGACTTCGCGCTGCGCGAGCAAAATCAGCAAATGGAGGCTACATGCACGAAATTAAGTGGAATACTGAAGGAAACAGAAACAGAAAGGGTCAAACTCAGCAAACAGGTCATAGAGACGGGAAGACGTCTCACAGAGCAAAGTACAGCAGCGGAAAAGTTTGAGAAACAAGCACACAGCATTGAAGCAGAATTGAAAGAGGCGACTATAGAGTTGCAGAAATTAAGGAAAAATCTGGCTCAAAAAGAAGCTAGTTCTTCATCGGAAATCTCCGCTTTGAAGCAGGCTAACGAGATACTGACACTTCAGTTGACAGATACAACAACTCATTCAGGTGAAAAGACGAGGAAACTCGAGGTCGAATTGAAGGAGTCCCAGGGAGAAAGCCACAAGCTCAGAGAGGAAGTGTACGCTTTAAAAGAGGCAGCATTGATGAATAGATCGACTACAATTGAAATACAGACGGACTTGGAAGCAAATAAGAAGGAGATTGAGAAGCTTTTGGCTAGCCtggaaaagagagaaaaggctCTGAGAACCGAGAAAGAGACCACGGCAGTGCTGCAAGTGAAGAATCAGCAGCTTGAAGTTATAGTAGAAGGCCTTCAAAAAGAGactgaaaaattcaaagagCAGCAAACCCGGCTAATGACTGAGCTTTCTGCTACGCAAGTTCGACTGCAGGAATCTCAAGGGGCTGTTACTAGAGCTGAAACGCGATGTAGAGACTTGCAGCTACATGCTACAGAAGCAGATAAAGATACTGCTAAGTTTAGGGAGTTGCAGAAGGATACAGAAGCAAAGCACAGTCAGCTTAGACTTGCCATTGAGCAGGCGGAAAGAAAGGCAAGTAGAGCGGAAAAGGAGAGACAGAGCGAAGTGGAAAAAGTAGAGCAACTGCAAGTCACCGTGCGAAAGCTCGGCGAAGAATTGGAAGCAGCTTCCAAGGCCAACGATCTCGCGCAAAGCAGAGTCACGCGACTCAAGGAGAGAAATCGTGATGCCGAGAGAACGATAGAACAACTGCTCGAAAGCCAGCGATCTCTCACCGAGAATTTAACAAAAGGgaacgaagagaaggagaaaaataTACGAGGGCTCGAAAGTCGGATCGAAGTGCTGAAAGTCCAGCTAAAGAACAAGCGTGAAGAGGTCGACTCGATTCAGCAATCCCAGGCAAATCTTCAGGCCAAAGTAGGCCGCACTGATTCGGAAAATCAAAGGCTCATCGACCAGCTAGCCAAACTAAGCGATCTCCAAGCTCGTCTCCTAAACGCGGAAACCGAAACGGAGACGGCAAAACGCCAACTCGTcgaggagaagacgaaaaacgcgGTCGTTTCGGGAGAAAGAGACCAACTAATGAAAATCCTACGAGATCACGGAGTTCAACAGAACACGGaaaagccgtcgacgccggcggcgatGAAAAAAGTACGCGCCGGCGTGGCAACGAAGGAAGATCTTCTCGTCCTTCTCAAAGACaaggacgaagaagcgacgagacTGAAGGAATACGTGGACAAAATGCTCATCGCTGTAATAGACAAAGCGCCGTTCGTGCTAGAGGCCATGAAGTAG